One window from the genome of Mycolicibacterium gadium encodes:
- a CDS encoding GNAT family N-acetyltransferase: MADHDRAAARREITDALIAALDRRHDVLDAIVDSEDRPAAAEAVAALLGTTPTGAQAVLGMPFHRLTKDSRRRIAAELEDLNSQLTFTLIERPASSGQHLVLRPFSAEADRGLFESRTADMGAAGDGSGGPAGSLDDEIRSAVGRIHDEDAVWLVVENDSQTVGMVFGEHIGGEVNVRIWILPEHRKRGYGTAALRKARGEMAAYFPAVPMVIRAPGATG; encoded by the coding sequence ATGGCCGACCACGACCGCGCCGCGGCACGTCGCGAGATCACCGACGCGCTGATCGCCGCGCTCGACCGCCGCCATGACGTGCTCGATGCGATCGTGGATTCCGAGGACCGGCCCGCGGCCGCCGAGGCGGTGGCGGCACTGCTCGGCACGACGCCGACGGGCGCTCAAGCGGTGTTGGGGATGCCGTTCCATCGCCTCACCAAGGACTCGCGCCGGCGGATCGCCGCCGAGCTCGAAGACTTGAACAGCCAGCTGACTTTCACGCTGATCGAGCGCCCGGCGAGCTCCGGTCAGCATCTGGTGCTGCGACCGTTCTCGGCCGAGGCTGACCGCGGCCTTTTCGAATCCAGAACTGCCGATATGGGTGCAGCCGGTGACGGCTCCGGCGGCCCGGCGGGCAGTCTCGATGACGAGATCCGCTCAGCTGTCGGGCGAATCCACGACGAGGACGCTGTGTGGCTGGTGGTCGAAAATGATTCGCAGACAGTCGGAATGGTCTTCGGTGAGCACATCGGCGGCGAGGTGAACGTTCGGATCTGGATCCTTCCCGAGCACCGAAAGCGCGGCTACGGCACGGCGGCCCTGCGGAAGGCGCGCGGAGAGATGGCGGCCTATTTCCCGGCTGTGCCGATGGTCATTCGCGCGCCCGGCGCCACCGGATGA
- a CDS encoding YceI family protein, with protein sequence MTPSPVWNLDASDGQLFVHTGVTGRAAKVGHRLTIAMTTWLATVRWSGSKPVEAELTVEVESLQVVKGEGGLKSLSGPEKALARSNALGVLDAQRFPQIRFLANDIDKSDDGYLLTGTLEIHGVAQEREIGLRVEDLGETWRLSCQAEVRQSEFGVKPYSMMFGSMKVVDTVTVSFTAERAKDG encoded by the coding sequence ATGACTCCTTCGCCCGTATGGAATCTGGATGCGTCGGACGGTCAGCTGTTCGTGCACACCGGCGTCACGGGCAGGGCGGCCAAGGTGGGCCACCGGTTGACGATCGCGATGACCACCTGGCTGGCCACGGTGCGGTGGAGCGGCAGCAAGCCGGTGGAGGCAGAACTGACGGTCGAGGTGGAATCGCTTCAAGTGGTGAAGGGTGAAGGCGGCTTGAAGTCGCTGTCGGGACCGGAGAAAGCGCTGGCGCGGTCGAATGCGTTGGGAGTCCTTGACGCGCAACGGTTCCCGCAAATCCGCTTCCTGGCCAACGATATCGACAAGTCTGACGACGGCTATCTGCTGACCGGCACGCTGGAGATCCATGGTGTGGCCCAGGAGCGCGAGATCGGCCTGCGCGTCGAGGATCTCGGTGAGACGTGGCGACTGTCGTGCCAGGCTGAGGTTCGCCAGTCCGAGTTCGGTGTCAAACCATACTCGATGATGTTCGGATCGATGAAAGTCGTTGACACCGTGACGGTGTCGTTCACCGCCGAACGGGCAAAGGACGGCTGA